From a region of the Posidoniimonas corsicana genome:
- a CDS encoding endonuclease NucS domain-containing protein, with protein sequence MGTLRNHGGRFSVRQCGDEVQPSADDDAGHAFAAETHLRDYLAQHLEEIEPGLQLYVTADETVGVEFITEVGRIDILAVDEQGGFVVIELKVARGPDSVAGQILRYKNWVKRHLANGQSVRGIIIAQQITDKIRYAIADDPEVTAKEYEIRIALRNVDKI encoded by the coding sequence GTGGGAACTCTTCGAAACCACGGAGGGCGGTTCTCGGTCCGCCAGTGCGGCGACGAGGTCCAGCCTAGCGCGGATGACGACGCCGGTCATGCATTCGCGGCCGAGACTCACCTTCGAGACTACCTTGCCCAGCATCTGGAAGAGATCGAGCCGGGGCTGCAGCTCTACGTTACCGCCGACGAGACGGTTGGGGTCGAATTCATTACCGAGGTCGGGCGAATCGATATCCTGGCCGTGGACGAGCAGGGCGGCTTCGTGGTGATCGAGCTGAAGGTCGCACGTGGTCCTGACTCGGTCGCTGGTCAGATCCTGCGCTACAAGAATTGGGTCAAGCGGCATCTGGCCAACGGTCAATCGGTGCGGGGGATCATCATCGCCCAACAGATAACGGACAAGATCCGGTACGCGATCGCTGATGATCCGGAGGTGACCGCGAAGGAGTACGAGATCAGAATCGCGCTGCGCAATGTGGACAAGATCTAG
- a CDS encoding PD-(D/E)XK nuclease family protein produces MANETGASALLATLLDPAFDNALKTAFVSQFRRAIEEDGVDSLHGGPSHVVCEQDLLDLLLAWGDWLIVVENKVAAGAITREQLNKYYRRLVRKSQRQEVLGVPAGQARIAVVYLTPTSGVGGTEFASLALDPARRDAKVHLAWPDLLGWLEEQETGDCKDLYASLIACGAERVRTIIASRSTPKTVDDENQRGIVALVDQVRGNINSLVGDARPLKLKVWPSPEARWLYTDLAEGDANVNLRVLAAGSDCTNAEQLDLAVELDFKVADKAPQAVKEWFARADYPAWAALLGLAMKSVEVEGKRMSFTNYRQLQGVQSEVAVTLAASFMRFVCVFEYLLSQSRSVDAQ; encoded by the coding sequence GTGGCAAATGAGACCGGGGCCAGTGCGCTGCTGGCCACTCTCCTCGATCCAGCATTCGATAACGCGCTCAAGACTGCGTTCGTCAGTCAATTCCGGCGAGCTATCGAGGAAGACGGTGTGGACTCTTTGCACGGCGGACCAAGTCACGTGGTGTGCGAACAGGACTTGCTCGACCTGCTGTTGGCTTGGGGCGATTGGCTGATTGTGGTAGAGAACAAGGTCGCTGCGGGCGCCATCACCCGCGAACAGTTGAACAAGTACTACCGTCGGCTAGTACGGAAGTCGCAAAGGCAAGAAGTCTTGGGCGTTCCCGCCGGCCAGGCACGAATCGCCGTTGTGTACCTGACGCCTACTAGCGGTGTCGGCGGGACAGAGTTCGCCTCTCTTGCGCTGGACCCAGCCCGCCGAGACGCCAAAGTTCATCTTGCTTGGCCCGATCTTCTGGGTTGGCTCGAAGAGCAGGAGACCGGCGATTGCAAAGACCTATACGCATCCTTGATCGCCTGTGGAGCCGAGCGAGTACGGACAATCATTGCGAGCCGTTCGACGCCGAAGACTGTCGACGATGAGAACCAACGTGGCATCGTCGCCTTGGTTGACCAAGTCCGAGGCAATATCAACTCGCTGGTCGGCGATGCAAGGCCACTCAAGTTGAAAGTATGGCCTTCGCCGGAAGCGCGATGGCTCTACACCGACTTGGCGGAAGGTGACGCCAACGTGAACCTGCGAGTGCTCGCTGCTGGGTCGGATTGCACGAATGCTGAGCAGCTGGACTTGGCGGTCGAGCTGGATTTCAAGGTAGCCGATAAGGCGCCGCAGGCAGTGAAAGAATGGTTTGCCAGAGCTGACTACCCAGCGTGGGCGGCATTGCTTGGGCTGGCGATGAAGTCCGTCGAGGTAGAAGGCAAGAGGATGTCGTTCACGAACTACCGGCAATTGCAGGGAGTGCAGTCAGAGGTAGCCGTGACCTTGGCTGCCAGCTTTATGCGGTTCGTCTGTGTGTTCGAATACCTGCTGTCCCAGAGTAGGAGCGTGGACGCTCAATGA
- a CDS encoding DUF3800 domain-containing protein: MTEAGQRSPVVRHYFVDEAGDPTLFNRKGRVIVGTPGCSSYFFVGKVDVVDPIALSGELEQLRESLLADDYFKGVPSMQVEKRKTALAFHAKDDVPEVRREVFRLLLGHDIRFYAVVHDKQVIARKVIAKNESNPEYRYHPNQLYDRCVSKLFKERLHKDDGYRICFAVRGSSDRTEAFSDALQAAKQAFRSKWGIESEASIEIIASEPRQTACLQVVDYFLWALQRFYERDEDRFLNLIWAQAGLVHDVDDTRERGYGVYYTQANPLTHEARAKK, encoded by the coding sequence ATGACGGAGGCAGGCCAGCGGTCGCCCGTGGTGCGACACTACTTCGTTGATGAGGCCGGTGATCCCACGCTGTTTAACCGCAAGGGACGTGTCATCGTCGGTACGCCGGGGTGCTCTTCGTACTTCTTCGTCGGCAAGGTTGACGTGGTGGACCCAATAGCACTCAGCGGGGAGCTCGAGCAACTTAGGGAGAGCCTGCTGGCCGACGACTACTTCAAGGGCGTGCCATCGATGCAGGTAGAGAAACGCAAGACTGCACTGGCGTTTCACGCGAAGGACGATGTTCCGGAGGTGCGCCGCGAAGTGTTTCGGCTGCTCTTGGGCCATGACATCCGCTTCTATGCGGTGGTTCACGACAAGCAAGTTATCGCTCGGAAGGTGATCGCCAAAAACGAGAGCAATCCAGAGTACCGGTACCATCCGAATCAACTCTACGACCGATGCGTAAGCAAGCTCTTCAAGGAGCGACTACACAAGGATGATGGCTACAGAATCTGTTTTGCCGTTCGCGGCAGCTCGGACCGGACCGAGGCCTTCAGCGACGCCTTGCAAGCCGCCAAACAAGCCTTTCGGTCCAAATGGGGTATCGAAAGCGAGGCCTCAATAGAAATCATCGCGAGCGAGCCACGCCAGACGGCTTGCCTGCAGGTTGTTGATTACTTCCTGTGGGCGTTGCAACGATTCTATGAACGCGACGAGGATCGCTTTCTGAACCTGATCTGGGCACAGGCCGGCCTGGTGCATGATGTCGACGACACCCGCGAGCGAGGCTACGGGGTCTACTACACCCAGGCGAACCCGTTAACGCACGAGGCCCGCGCAAAAAAATAG
- a CDS encoding restriction endonuclease subunit S produces MTAAGMLPRFLDNLDAFVAAPGAVAKLREMILDLAVRGKLVEQHQGDAPAAELLEQVSLERMRLVENGKLRKRRVPPPPGNEEVPHELPIGWEWTRFSILGEVGPRNSIDDSSEVSFLPMATISDGYAGTISPEVRSWGDVKKGFTHVADGDIAMAKITPCFQNRKSAVILGLKNGVGAGTTELHVLRPIGDAVLPEYALLHLKSLSYLEVGVSKMTGSAGQKRVPTAYFSETPFPLPPLAEQLRIVAKVDSLMSMCDELEAQQQREVDLRQRASQASLHALTAATDRSEIQSAWRRLNDHFETLYDTPETIDDLRQTILQLAVQGKLVEQDPKDEPSSKLLDRTYVLPKDYKRGRKLVKKTPVNVPSGLFAELPESWEYAVIQDLYDRNIIVDFADGNHGSLYPRKNEFANSGVIFVSAKDLVDGRVQWSTCSKLNRDKANQLVKGWSQGGDVLLTHNATVGRVARVEGEVAPFLLGTSVTFYRLNDAAIDRNYFYIVLRSQVWQEQMAAIMSQTTRNQVSIQKQAFFQIPVPPLNEQQRIVDKVDQMLASCDALRAQHEKRVAITEKMLAAMVHRLLEEDAA; encoded by the coding sequence ATGACTGCCGCCGGAATGCTTCCAAGGTTTCTCGACAACCTCGACGCATTCGTTGCCGCTCCGGGCGCGGTGGCGAAGCTGAGAGAAATGATTCTCGACTTGGCCGTGCGTGGGAAGCTGGTTGAGCAGCACCAAGGTGATGCTCCCGCAGCGGAACTCTTGGAGCAGGTCAGCTTAGAACGGATGCGTCTAGTTGAGAATGGCAAGCTGCGAAAGCGTAGAGTGCCCCCGCCGCCAGGCAATGAAGAAGTCCCGCACGAGCTACCGATCGGTTGGGAGTGGACTCGTTTCAGCATTCTTGGTGAGGTGGGACCACGGAACAGCATTGACGACTCGTCGGAGGTATCGTTCTTGCCGATGGCAACTATTTCCGATGGGTATGCGGGAACGATCTCGCCTGAAGTCCGGAGTTGGGGAGATGTTAAAAAGGGTTTCACGCACGTTGCTGACGGTGATATAGCAATGGCGAAAATCACACCGTGCTTCCAAAATCGCAAGTCCGCTGTGATTCTAGGGCTCAAGAATGGCGTTGGCGCAGGCACGACCGAGTTGCACGTCCTTCGCCCGATTGGCGATGCCGTTCTCCCAGAGTACGCACTATTGCACCTCAAGTCGTTGTCGTACCTAGAAGTCGGAGTATCGAAGATGACCGGCTCGGCCGGCCAGAAGCGGGTCCCCACGGCGTACTTTTCGGAAACGCCATTCCCACTTCCCCCCCTCGCCGAGCAGCTCCGCATAGTCGCCAAAGTCGACAGCCTGATGTCGATGTGCGACGAGCTCGAGGCTCAGCAGCAGCGGGAGGTCGACCTGCGGCAGCGGGCGAGCCAGGCCTCGCTGCACGCCCTCACCGCGGCGACGGACCGCAGCGAGATCCAGTCCGCCTGGCGCCGCCTGAACGACCACTTCGAAACCCTCTACGACACGCCCGAAACCATCGACGACCTGCGGCAGACGATCCTGCAGCTGGCGGTGCAGGGGAAGCTGGTGGAGCAGGACCCGAAAGATGAGCCTTCGTCTAAGCTGCTAGACCGCACCTACGTACTTCCGAAAGACTACAAACGCGGCCGAAAGCTGGTGAAGAAGACGCCGGTGAACGTGCCGAGTGGTCTGTTCGCTGAACTTCCTGAGTCGTGGGAGTATGCCGTCATCCAAGATTTGTACGACCGCAACATCATTGTAGATTTCGCGGACGGAAATCACGGTTCGCTCTATCCTCGCAAGAATGAGTTTGCCAATAGCGGTGTGATATTCGTCTCAGCCAAAGACCTCGTTGATGGACGCGTGCAATGGAGCACATGCAGCAAGCTCAATAGAGATAAAGCAAACCAACTGGTTAAAGGGTGGTCGCAGGGTGGGGATGTCTTGCTCACGCATAACGCGACAGTTGGCCGTGTCGCGCGTGTCGAAGGAGAAGTTGCACCGTTCCTGCTTGGAACGTCGGTTACATTCTATCGACTTAACGATGCAGCAATAGACCGCAACTACTTCTACATCGTTTTGAGGAGCCAAGTTTGGCAAGAGCAGATGGCTGCAATCATGTCGCAGACTACGCGGAATCAGGTAAGCATTCAGAAGCAGGCTTTTTTTCAGATCCCGGTACCCCCGTTGAATGAGCAGCAGCGGATTGTTGACAAGGTTGATCAGATGCTGGCTAGTTGCGACGCACTACGGGCGCAGCATGAGAAGAGGGTCGCTATCACCGAGAAGATGCTAGCCGCCATGGTGCACCGGTTGCTTGAGGAAGATGCGGCATGA
- a CDS encoding type I restriction-modification system subunit M: MSLSTTIKSIQDIMRKDRGINGDAQRIEQLVWMLFLKVLDDREQEQELLDDDFKSPLPQYLRWQNWAADPEGITGDELLEFVNGKLFPKLKELRVNGNPQAYVIRGVFNDAINYMKSGQLLRQVINKLVEGLDFNRSEDRHLFGDIYEQILRDLQSAGNAGEFYTPRAVTQFMVDQVAPQLGEKVLDPACGTGGFLTCAIEHVRANHVKTPDDRDVLQESIHGIEKKQLPHLLCVTNMLLHGIDTPSNILHQNTLSRPLTDYGPKDRVDVIVTNPPFGGMEEDGIEANFPQAFRTRETADLFLVLIMRLLKPGGRAAIVLPDGTLFGEGVKTRIKEKLLDECNLHTIVRLPNGVFSPYTGIKTNLLFFTKGQKDQTGCTKEVWYYEHPYPPGAKSYNKTKPIRIEEFAAEKKWWGKPDTRGGFKGRKESEFAWKVSADQIRENGFNLDVKNPHSSDDGPGDPDKLLAELEKVRGASRHTLQGLRDELAAALSKVSK; the protein is encoded by the coding sequence ATGTCTCTATCGACCACGATCAAGTCCATTCAGGACATCATGCGCAAGGACCGGGGCATCAACGGCGATGCCCAGCGAATCGAGCAGCTCGTCTGGATGCTGTTCCTCAAGGTGCTGGACGACCGCGAGCAGGAGCAGGAACTGCTCGACGACGACTTCAAGTCGCCGCTGCCGCAGTACCTCCGCTGGCAGAACTGGGCCGCCGACCCCGAGGGCATCACCGGCGACGAACTGCTCGAGTTCGTCAACGGCAAGCTGTTCCCCAAGCTCAAGGAGCTGCGGGTCAACGGCAATCCCCAGGCGTACGTGATCCGCGGCGTGTTCAACGACGCCATCAACTACATGAAGTCGGGGCAGCTGCTCCGCCAGGTGATTAACAAGCTGGTCGAGGGGCTCGACTTCAACCGCTCCGAGGACCGCCACCTGTTCGGCGACATCTACGAGCAGATCCTCCGCGATCTCCAGTCGGCCGGCAACGCGGGCGAGTTCTACACGCCCCGGGCGGTCACGCAGTTCATGGTCGACCAGGTCGCGCCGCAGCTTGGCGAGAAGGTGCTCGACCCCGCCTGCGGCACCGGCGGCTTCCTGACCTGCGCCATCGAGCACGTGCGGGCCAACCACGTCAAGACGCCCGACGACCGCGATGTGCTGCAGGAGTCGATCCACGGCATCGAGAAGAAGCAGCTGCCGCACCTCTTGTGCGTGACCAACATGCTGCTGCACGGCATCGACACGCCGTCGAACATCCTGCACCAGAACACGCTCTCCCGCCCGCTCACCGATTACGGCCCCAAGGACCGGGTCGACGTGATCGTCACCAACCCGCCGTTCGGCGGCATGGAGGAGGACGGCATCGAGGCCAACTTCCCCCAGGCGTTCCGCACCCGCGAGACGGCCGACCTGTTCCTGGTGCTAATCATGCGGCTGCTGAAGCCCGGTGGCCGCGCGGCGATTGTCCTGCCCGACGGCACGCTGTTCGGCGAGGGGGTCAAGACCCGCATCAAGGAGAAGCTGCTCGACGAGTGCAACCTGCACACCATCGTGCGGCTGCCCAACGGGGTGTTCAGCCCGTACACCGGCATCAAGACCAACCTGCTGTTCTTTACCAAGGGCCAGAAGGACCAGACCGGCTGCACCAAGGAGGTCTGGTACTACGAGCACCCCTACCCGCCCGGCGCCAAGAGCTACAACAAGACCAAGCCGATCCGGATCGAGGAGTTCGCGGCCGAGAAGAAGTGGTGGGGCAAGCCCGACACCCGCGGCGGTTTCAAGGGCCGCAAGGAAAGCGAGTTCGCGTGGAAGGTCTCGGCTGACCAGATCCGTGAGAACGGCTTCAATCTAGACGTTAAGAATCCGCACAGCTCTGACGACGGACCGGGCGATCCAGACAAGCTGCTCGCCGAGCTGGAGAAGGTGCGCGGCGCGAGTCGTCACACGCTGCAAGGGCTACGCGATGAACTCGCCGCAGCATTGAGCAAGGTGAGTAAATGA
- the hsdR gene encoding EcoAI/FtnUII family type I restriction enzme subunit R, with amino-acid sequence MPIDKRSLSERDICTQFITPALQRAGWELATQVREEVSFTAGQILVKGRVVRRGKAKRADYVLYYRPNLPIAVIEAKDNNHAVGAGMQQALAYADDSDALALPFAFSSNGDAFLFHDKTRSGDATESEIPLGRFPSPDELWRRYCEWKQLTETAERAVTQEFYSDGSGKSPRYYQANAINRTVEAVAKGDDRALLVMATGTGKTYTAFQIIWRLWKAGLKKRILFLADRNILVDQTKVNDFKPFGAAMTKIEKRVADKSFEIFLALYQAITGTEEDKKTFKKFSPDFFDLIVIDECHRGSAAEDSQWREILEYFSSASQIGLTATPKETTYVSNINYFGDPVYTYSLKQGIQDGFLAPYRVVRIDFDKDLTGWRPEEGKKDRYGIVVEDRIYNQKDFDRSLVLDQRTIGVAKKVTEFLKGTDRYDKTIVFCEDIDHAERMRQAIVNENADLVAENRKYVMRITGDNPEGKAELDNFIDPESRYPVIVTTSKLLTTGVDAQTCKLVVLDRRIQSMTEFKQIIGRGTRIKEDYGKYFFTIMDFKKATELFADPDFDGPPICIYEPKLDDTPVPPDDINQSEPDDLGGLGELDADEDQDARVIYDPPPVGGIDIDTTAPKPRKFYVGDVQVSVAAERVQYFDPTTGKLITESLKDYTRTRVSSQYASLEAFIQTWTSAERKQAIIDELEEQGVLFEALADEVGADLDAFDLICKVAYDQPPLTRRERADKVRKRDYFTKYGDEARAVLEALLQKYSDGGIQSLEDLDVLKVEPLRSFGTPIEIVRRFGGKQGYLKALLELENALYAGAA; translated from the coding sequence ATGCCAATCGACAAAAGGTCGTTGTCGGAACGCGATATCTGCACTCAGTTCATCACGCCGGCGCTTCAGAGGGCTGGTTGGGAGTTGGCCACCCAGGTCCGCGAGGAGGTCTCGTTCACGGCCGGCCAGATCTTAGTCAAAGGCCGGGTAGTTAGGCGGGGTAAGGCAAAGCGTGCCGATTACGTGCTCTACTACCGACCGAACCTGCCGATCGCGGTGATTGAGGCGAAGGACAACAACCACGCCGTCGGCGCAGGGATGCAGCAGGCGCTAGCCTACGCAGATGATAGCGACGCACTCGCATTGCCGTTCGCATTCAGCAGCAATGGGGATGCGTTTCTCTTTCACGACAAGACACGCAGCGGTGACGCCACCGAGAGCGAGATACCCCTTGGTCGATTTCCGTCGCCCGACGAGCTCTGGCGGCGCTACTGCGAATGGAAGCAGCTCACCGAGACCGCCGAGCGAGCGGTAACCCAGGAGTTCTACTCTGACGGCAGCGGCAAGTCCCCTCGCTACTACCAAGCCAACGCCATTAACCGCACGGTCGAAGCAGTGGCCAAGGGCGACGACCGCGCTCTTCTGGTTATGGCCACCGGTACTGGTAAGACCTACACGGCCTTCCAGATTATCTGGCGGCTTTGGAAGGCGGGTTTGAAGAAACGGATTCTGTTCCTGGCAGATCGGAACATTCTGGTCGACCAGACTAAGGTCAATGACTTCAAGCCGTTCGGCGCGGCGATGACCAAGATCGAGAAACGCGTCGCCGACAAGTCGTTTGAGATCTTCCTCGCCCTCTACCAGGCAATTACCGGGACTGAAGAGGACAAGAAGACATTCAAGAAGTTCTCGCCGGATTTCTTCGACCTCATCGTCATCGACGAGTGTCACCGGGGGAGCGCGGCGGAGGATTCCCAGTGGCGCGAGATTCTCGAGTACTTTAGCTCGGCCTCCCAGATCGGCCTAACGGCAACGCCAAAAGAGACCACTTACGTTTCCAACATCAACTACTTCGGCGACCCCGTCTACACCTACTCGCTCAAGCAGGGTATTCAGGATGGTTTCCTCGCGCCCTACCGTGTCGTACGGATTGACTTCGACAAAGACCTTACCGGCTGGCGTCCGGAGGAAGGCAAGAAGGATCGCTACGGCATTGTCGTCGAGGACCGTATCTACAACCAGAAGGACTTCGACCGGTCGCTGGTGCTCGATCAGCGGACTATCGGCGTGGCCAAGAAGGTCACTGAATTCCTCAAGGGCACCGATCGGTATGACAAGACGATCGTGTTCTGCGAGGACATCGACCATGCCGAACGCATGCGTCAGGCGATCGTAAATGAGAACGCGGACCTGGTGGCCGAGAACCGCAAGTATGTCATGCGGATTACAGGCGATAACCCGGAAGGCAAGGCTGAGCTTGATAACTTTATTGATCCAGAGAGTCGCTACCCCGTCATCGTGACCACGTCCAAGCTGCTGACTACAGGCGTCGACGCCCAAACATGCAAGCTCGTTGTGCTGGACCGCCGCATTCAGTCGATGACCGAGTTCAAGCAGATTATCGGGAGGGGCACTCGCATCAAGGAAGACTACGGCAAGTACTTCTTCACAATCATGGACTTTAAGAAGGCGACCGAGCTGTTCGCCGACCCCGACTTCGACGGCCCGCCGATTTGCATCTACGAGCCAAAGCTCGATGACACGCCAGTCCCGCCAGATGATATCAACCAAAGCGAGCCGGACGACCTGGGTGGTCTCGGTGAGCTCGATGCGGACGAAGATCAGGACGCTAGGGTCATTTACGACCCACCACCCGTCGGCGGAATCGATATCGACACAACAGCGCCAAAGCCAAGAAAGTTCTACGTAGGAGATGTCCAAGTCTCGGTAGCAGCCGAACGTGTGCAGTACTTCGATCCGACTACGGGTAAGCTGATCACCGAGTCTCTCAAGGACTACACACGAACAAGGGTCAGCAGCCAGTACGCATCGCTTGAAGCGTTCATCCAGACCTGGACATCCGCTGAGCGAAAGCAAGCCATCATCGATGAGCTCGAAGAACAGGGCGTGCTGTTTGAGGCGCTAGCCGATGAGGTTGGCGCCGACCTCGACGCCTTCGATCTCATCTGCAAGGTAGCCTACGACCAGCCGCCTTTGACGAGGCGAGAGAGGGCCGACAAAGTCCGCAAACGTGACTACTTCACTAAGTACGGTGACGAGGCCCGCGCGGTGTTGGAGGCCCTGCTCCAGAAGTATTCGGACGGAGGTATACAAAGCCTCGAAGATCTGGATGTGCTCAAGGTTGAGCCGCTTCGGAGCTTCGGTACGCCTATCGAGATCGTCCGGAGGTTTGGCGGCAAGCAGGGGTATCTGAAGGCGCTCCTGGAGCTCGAGAACGCTCTGTACGCCGGAGCCGCGTGA